In a genomic window of Curtobacterium flaccumfaciens pv. betae:
- a CDS encoding siderophore-interacting protein, whose amino-acid sequence MATRYRVFSVRVAAVTSLTPNFVRVTLTGDALADFSSVGLDQRIKIVLPLPGIGFSELPEDEDWYAAWRALPDETRNPLRTYTVRSFRPDARELDIDFVAHGDTGPASRWVSACRVGDELRIVGPRVPESPEDLPTGAAEFAPGHANRILLAGDETAAPAICAILEALDVSTVGHVFIEVPTDADRLPVTAPAGVEVRWIARNGATHGVRMTDQVHAWASTVAPSSAAACEPAAELTDVDVDEQVLWDVPAPVDERPVYAWIAGEAGCVKELRRHLVRGVGIDRKQVAFMGYWRHGKAEH is encoded by the coding sequence GTGGCAACCCGGTATCGCGTCTTCTCCGTCCGCGTGGCCGCCGTCACGTCGCTCACCCCGAACTTCGTCCGGGTGACGCTGACGGGCGACGCGCTCGCCGACTTCTCCTCGGTCGGTCTCGACCAGCGGATCAAGATCGTGCTGCCCCTGCCCGGCATCGGCTTCTCCGAACTGCCGGAGGACGAGGACTGGTACGCCGCCTGGCGCGCGCTGCCGGACGAGACCCGCAACCCGCTCCGCACGTACACGGTCCGCTCGTTCCGGCCGGACGCCCGCGAGCTCGACATCGACTTCGTCGCGCACGGCGACACCGGCCCGGCGTCGCGCTGGGTCTCGGCCTGCCGCGTCGGTGACGAGCTGCGCATCGTCGGGCCGCGGGTCCCCGAGTCGCCGGAGGACCTGCCGACCGGGGCCGCCGAGTTCGCTCCCGGACACGCGAACCGGATCCTGCTCGCCGGGGACGAGACCGCCGCACCGGCCATCTGCGCCATCCTCGAAGCGCTCGACGTCTCGACCGTCGGCCACGTCTTCATCGAGGTGCCCACCGACGCCGACCGGTTGCCGGTCACCGCGCCCGCCGGGGTCGAGGTCCGCTGGATCGCCCGCAACGGCGCCACCCACGGGGTCCGGATGACCGACCAGGTGCACGCCTGGGCCTCCACCGTCGCGCCGTCGTCCGCCGCCGCGTGCGAGCCGGCCGCCGAGCTCACCGACGTCGACGTCGACGAGCAGGTGCTGTGGGACGTCCCCGCCCCGGTCGACGAGCGCCCCGTGTACGCCTGGATCGCCGGTGAGGCCGGCTGCGTCAAGGAACTCCGCCGCCACCTGGTGCGCGGCGTCGGCATCGACCGCAAGCAGGTCGCGTTCATGGGGTACTGGCGGCACGGCAAGGCCGAGCACTGA
- a CDS encoding alpha/beta fold hydrolase: MSEAPDDEFADLPALASASGVPEPLRASRQVVRTADGQEISAIRWGDDGQEARITYLHGLGIDAHSFDTTALAVGEPAVALDLPGHGRSSWREDADYAAAATAPSVLAALDALAVPPGIVVGHSLGAILSARLAATAPERVTGLVLVDMSPDFAQRAVDRIARALEAEEPLESLEQVVDRAIEARVGDDRQVLLREARHTTALGADGRLVRRHHFPHLPAGRTSSVGRFADAWPDLEALRVPILLVRGDRGYVSPKLHAGFAERLPDAEIVTVTSRHAVQNQAPLELASAIRAWAERHGLLHPIEEPSPDGASRRYPRASARPDPSPRARKEPTTP, from the coding sequence GTGTCCGAAGCCCCCGACGACGAATTCGCCGACCTGCCCGCCCTCGCCAGCGCGAGCGGCGTCCCTGAGCCGCTCCGCGCCTCCAGGCAGGTGGTCCGCACCGCGGACGGGCAGGAGATCTCCGCCATCCGGTGGGGCGACGACGGCCAGGAGGCCCGGATCACCTACCTGCACGGGCTCGGCATCGACGCCCACAGCTTCGACACCACGGCACTCGCCGTGGGCGAGCCGGCGGTCGCCCTCGACCTGCCCGGCCACGGCCGGTCGTCGTGGCGGGAGGACGCGGACTACGCGGCGGCCGCGACGGCGCCGAGCGTGCTCGCCGCGCTCGACGCGCTCGCGGTGCCGCCGGGCATCGTCGTCGGCCACTCGCTCGGCGCCATCCTGTCCGCCCGACTCGCGGCCACCGCGCCGGAGCGGGTGACCGGGCTCGTGCTCGTCGACATGTCGCCGGACTTCGCGCAGCGTGCGGTGGACCGGATCGCCCGCGCGCTCGAGGCCGAGGAGCCGTTGGAGTCGCTCGAGCAGGTCGTCGACCGGGCGATCGAGGCGCGGGTCGGCGACGACCGGCAGGTGCTGCTGCGCGAGGCCCGGCACACCACGGCCCTCGGTGCGGACGGGCGGCTCGTGCGCCGCCACCACTTCCCGCACCTGCCCGCCGGGCGGACGTCGTCGGTGGGGCGCTTCGCCGATGCGTGGCCGGACCTCGAGGCACTGCGCGTGCCGATCCTGCTCGTCCGGGGTGACCGCGGGTACGTCTCCCCGAAGCTGCACGCCGGGTTCGCCGAACGCCTGCCGGACGCCGAGATCGTGACGGTCACCTCGCGGCACGCGGTGCAGAACCAGGCGCCCCTCGAACTGGCTTCGGCGATCCGGGCATGGGCCGAGCGGCACGGATTGTTGCACCCGATCGAAGAACCGTCGCCGGACGGCGCCAGCCGCCGGTACCCTCGTGCGAGCGCGAGGCCCGATCCCAGCCCTCGTGCCCGGAAGGAACCCACCACCCCATGA
- a CDS encoding ABC transporter substrate-binding protein yields MSPILLRRTARTSRIGRAALAATAVAVVSALALAGCSGSSDTTGGKDATVRVGLVLEPTSLDIRTQSGAALEQVLIDNVYQGLVGRTAEGDIRDVLASSHEVSDDGLTYTFTLRDGTTFQDGKPVTAADVVWSLEQVKSNDSYVDSAKLAGVTSITSPSADSVVLKLAKPDSDLLWNLTGRSGLVLEKAADNDLSDSANGTGPFEVADWKQGDSLTFDRNEDYWGTKAKVAKIVFRYITDPSTAVNAMANGDLDVLNPVDGTLKSQLQGNADIALHSGKTTDKYTLAFNNRKEPFTDERVRRAIRQAIDAKALIKAIGGTGVEQGGPIPELDPGYEDLTDIDAYDPANAKKLLAAAGQQDLKLTLTYANIYPTTIGDVLKSQLADVGITLTVKRVDFATWLSSVFQAPKSGERDFDLSMVDHVEARDFGNWANPDYYFGYDNAKVQALYAQSIAATDEATKTEALRKAARIVSEDAAGEWLYTATEITAVRSGVTGFPVDGGNSRLDLAKLAVK; encoded by the coding sequence ATGAGTCCGATCCTGCTCCGTCGCACCGCGCGCACCTCGCGCATCGGGCGCGCTGCCCTCGCCGCCACCGCGGTCGCCGTCGTCTCCGCCCTGGCGCTGGCCGGCTGCTCCGGCTCGTCCGACACCACCGGCGGCAAGGACGCCACGGTGCGCGTCGGGCTGGTGCTCGAGCCGACGAGTCTCGACATCCGCACCCAGTCCGGGGCGGCGCTCGAACAGGTACTCATCGACAACGTGTACCAGGGGCTCGTCGGCCGGACCGCCGAGGGCGACATCCGCGACGTGCTGGCCTCGTCGCACGAGGTCTCGGACGACGGCCTGACCTACACGTTCACGCTGCGGGACGGCACGACGTTCCAGGACGGCAAGCCGGTCACCGCGGCCGACGTCGTGTGGTCGCTCGAGCAGGTCAAGTCGAACGACTCGTACGTCGACTCCGCCAAGCTCGCAGGGGTCACGTCGATCACCTCGCCGTCGGCCGACTCCGTCGTGCTGAAACTCGCGAAGCCCGACTCCGACCTGCTCTGGAACCTGACCGGCCGCTCCGGCCTGGTGCTCGAGAAGGCCGCGGACAACGACCTGTCCGACAGCGCGAACGGCACCGGTCCGTTCGAGGTGGCCGACTGGAAGCAGGGCGACTCGCTCACCTTCGACCGCAACGAAGACTACTGGGGCACGAAGGCGAAGGTCGCGAAGATCGTCTTCCGGTACATCACGGACCCGTCGACCGCCGTCAACGCGATGGCGAACGGTGACCTCGACGTCCTGAACCCGGTCGACGGCACGCTCAAGAGCCAGCTGCAGGGCAACGCCGACATCGCGCTGCACAGCGGCAAGACGACCGACAAGTACACGCTCGCGTTCAACAACCGCAAGGAACCGTTCACGGACGAGCGCGTGCGCCGGGCCATCCGGCAGGCGATCGACGCGAAGGCGCTCATCAAGGCGATCGGCGGCACCGGCGTGGAGCAGGGCGGCCCGATCCCGGAGCTCGACCCCGGCTACGAGGACCTCACCGACATCGACGCGTACGACCCCGCGAACGCGAAGAAGCTCCTGGCCGCCGCCGGCCAGCAGGACCTGAAGCTGACGCTCACCTACGCGAACATCTACCCGACCACGATCGGCGACGTGCTGAAGTCGCAGCTCGCCGACGTCGGGATCACCCTGACGGTCAAGCGTGTCGACTTCGCCACCTGGCTGTCCTCGGTGTTCCAGGCACCGAAGTCCGGCGAGCGGGACTTCGACCTGTCGATGGTCGACCACGTCGAGGCCCGTGACTTCGGCAACTGGGCGAACCCGGACTACTACTTCGGGTACGACAACGCGAAGGTGCAGGCGCTCTACGCCCAGTCGATCGCGGCGACCGACGAGGCCACGAAGACCGAGGCACTCCGCAAGGCTGCACGCATCGTCAGCGAGGACGCGGCCGGCGAGTGGCTCTACACGGCGACCGAGATCACCGCGGTGCGCTCCGGCGTGACGGGCTTCCCGGTCGACGGCGGGAACTCCCGCCTCGACCTGGCGAAGCTCGCGGTCAAGTGA
- a CDS encoding ABC transporter permease, whose amino-acid sequence MTRFLIGRVLLLVVGLLVASVIIFATLRVLPGDVAQVVAGTQSTPAQVEQLRQQLGLDRPVAVQYLDWIGGVFRGDLGRSLVTNGAVAPEIAQKLAITLPLAAMSLTTALVIGVPLGVIAAVLRRRPGGAVIGFAAQAVAAVPVVWAGMLLVALFAVTLHWLPTQGFPLDGWSEPGRAFASLVLPALTIGAVEGAVILRFTRSATLSVLDADHLRTAAAVGLTRTQALLRHGLPSVALTVLAVLGVQIAGLLVGAVVVEQLFSLPGVGRMLVTDVGRRDITKVQSELLVLTGLVLLVGFAVDVVHRTLDPRQREVQG is encoded by the coding sequence GTGACCCGGTTCCTCATCGGGCGGGTGCTCCTGCTCGTCGTCGGCCTGCTCGTGGCGAGCGTCATCATCTTCGCCACGCTCCGCGTGCTGCCCGGTGACGTCGCCCAGGTCGTCGCCGGCACGCAGTCGACCCCCGCACAGGTGGAACAGCTCCGGCAGCAGCTCGGACTCGACCGGCCCGTCGCGGTGCAGTACCTCGACTGGATCGGTGGGGTGTTCCGCGGTGACCTCGGCCGCTCCCTGGTGACGAACGGCGCCGTCGCGCCGGAGATCGCGCAGAAGCTCGCGATCACCCTGCCGCTCGCCGCGATGTCGCTGACGACCGCACTGGTGATCGGCGTCCCGCTCGGGGTGATCGCCGCGGTGCTCCGTCGCCGCCCGGGTGGTGCGGTGATCGGGTTCGCGGCGCAGGCGGTCGCCGCCGTGCCCGTCGTGTGGGCCGGCATGCTCCTCGTCGCCCTGTTCGCGGTGACGCTGCACTGGCTGCCGACGCAGGGCTTCCCGCTCGACGGCTGGTCGGAACCCGGGCGGGCGTTCGCGTCGCTCGTGCTGCCCGCGCTGACGATCGGTGCGGTCGAGGGCGCCGTGATCCTCCGGTTCACCCGGTCCGCCACGCTCTCCGTCCTCGACGCCGACCACCTGCGCACGGCCGCCGCCGTCGGGCTCACCCGCACGCAGGCGCTGCTCCGCCACGGTCTGCCGAGCGTCGCCCTCACGGTGCTCGCCGTGCTCGGTGTCCAGATCGCCGGGCTGCTCGTCGGTGCCGTCGTCGTCGAGCAGCTGTTCTCACTGCCCGGGGTGGGCCGGATGCTCGTGACCGACGTCGGCCGCCGCGACATCACGAAGGTGCAGTCGGAACTGCTCGTGCTCACCGGACTCGTGCTGCTCGTCGGGTTCGCCGTCGACGTCGTGCACCGCACCCTCGACCCCCGACAGCGCGAGGTGCAGGGATGA
- a CDS encoding ABC transporter permease, giving the protein MIRRLVSRPTGVFAVVVLGLLLVLAAVSLVWTPQNPFRADPFHQWEGPSGAHWFGTDAAGRDIASYLLAGTRTTVLVAVGSGVIASVVGIVLTAIGSLTARWVREGTAVLLDILVAFPTLLTAMLLTAVFGGSLGVVIVSVGLSFGVTIARVARGEIPRIARSDYVTAARASGVGGAGVLFRHLVPNAAPLFTVQLSLAMATAVLAEAGLSYLGYGAGSDTASWGSLLSDLQTYIGVHPWSATWPGAAIALVVAALSLLGDAVRDASDPRLTTSDRTTSDRTTTDGTTPDRSADPATTTPGVTA; this is encoded by the coding sequence ATGATCCGCCGCCTGGTGTCCCGACCGACCGGGGTCTTCGCCGTCGTCGTGCTCGGCCTGCTGCTCGTGCTCGCCGCCGTGTCGCTCGTCTGGACGCCGCAGAACCCGTTCCGCGCCGACCCGTTCCACCAGTGGGAGGGGCCGAGCGGCGCGCATTGGTTCGGCACCGACGCCGCCGGCCGCGACATCGCGAGCTACCTGCTCGCCGGCACCCGCACCACCGTGCTCGTCGCTGTCGGTTCCGGGGTGATCGCGAGTGTCGTCGGCATCGTCCTCACCGCGATCGGTTCGCTCACCGCCCGCTGGGTGCGCGAGGGCACCGCGGTCCTGCTCGACATCCTGGTGGCGTTCCCGACCCTGCTCACCGCGATGCTCCTGACCGCGGTGTTCGGCGGGTCGCTCGGCGTGGTGATCGTCAGCGTCGGGCTGTCCTTCGGCGTGACGATCGCCCGCGTGGCCCGCGGGGAGATCCCGCGGATCGCCCGGAGCGACTACGTGACCGCGGCCCGGGCGTCCGGCGTCGGCGGTGCCGGGGTGCTCTTCCGCCATCTGGTGCCGAACGCGGCGCCGCTGTTCACCGTGCAGCTGTCGCTCGCGATGGCCACGGCCGTGCTCGCCGAGGCCGGGCTGTCCTACCTGGGCTACGGCGCCGGGTCGGACACCGCGTCGTGGGGCAGCCTGCTGTCCGACCTGCAGACCTACATCGGGGTCCACCCCTGGAGTGCGACCTGGCCGGGAGCCGCCATCGCCCTCGTCGTCGCGGCACTGTCGTTGCTCGGCGACGCGGTGCGTGACGCCTCGGACCCGCGGCTGACGACGAGCGACCGCACGACGAGCGACCGCACGACGACCGACGGCACGACGCCCGACCGGAGCGCCGACCCGGCGACGACCACGCCGGGGGTGACCGCATGA
- a CDS encoding ABC transporter ATP-binding protein, with product MTDHAAGPADANGTGTGPAHATAASGLEVRGLSVRITGRTILDDVSFTVPPGQRVGVIGASGSGKSMTSLALMGLAPTGAVVTGSVRLDGTELVGLPDRERARHRGAGIAMVFQEPGTALDPLRRVGAQIAEPLRLHRGFDRRAARAAAVDLAASVGLPDPESLLRQYPHQLSGGQRQRICIAMAMAGEPSYLVADEPTTALDVTTEARILDLFEHLPAGMVFVTHDLAVLARIADTAVVLDAGRVVEQGRVADLLAAPQHPATAALVDAARATARRTAP from the coding sequence ATGACCGACCACGCAGCCGGCCCCGCCGACGCCAACGGCACCGGCACCGGCCCCGCCCACGCCACCGCAGCCTCCGGGCTCGAGGTGCGCGGGTTGTCGGTCCGCATCACGGGGCGGACGATCCTCGACGACGTCAGCTTCACCGTGCCTCCCGGCCAGCGCGTCGGCGTGATCGGCGCGAGCGGATCCGGCAAGTCGATGACCTCGCTCGCCCTGATGGGCCTGGCGCCCACCGGCGCCGTCGTGACGGGCAGCGTCCGCCTGGACGGCACCGAACTCGTCGGCCTGCCCGACCGCGAGCGCGCGCGACACCGCGGGGCGGGCATCGCGATGGTGTTCCAGGAGCCGGGGACGGCGCTCGACCCGCTCCGCCGGGTCGGCGCGCAGATCGCGGAGCCGCTCCGGCTGCACCGCGGGTTCGACCGGCGTGCGGCCCGCGCGGCAGCCGTCGACCTGGCGGCGTCCGTGGGCCTGCCCGACCCGGAGTCGCTGCTGCGGCAGTACCCGCACCAGTTGTCCGGCGGGCAGCGGCAGCGGATCTGCATCGCGATGGCGATGGCGGGCGAGCCGTCGTACCTGGTGGCCGACGAACCGACCACGGCGCTCGACGTCACCACCGAGGCCCGCATCCTCGACCTGTTCGAGCACCTGCCGGCGGGCATGGTGTTCGTCACCCACGACCTCGCCGTGCTCGCGCGTATCGCCGACACCGCCGTGGTGCTCGACGCCGGCCGAGTGGTCGAGCAGGGCCGCGTCGCGGACCTGCTCGCCGCACCGCAGCACCCCGCCACCGCCGCACTCGTCGACGCCGCACGTGCCACCGCCAGGAGGACCGCCCCGTGA
- a CDS encoding ABC transporter ATP-binding protein has product MTLPVLEATGLHRTYRLPRRGPFEPGPVRTAVDGVDLTVAPGARLGIVGESGSGKSTLVRLLAGLEAPSAGAVAASGRPVVASRSARALRWFRRETGVVFQDPYASLDPRMRVGAIVAEPLRALQVPGSHDDLVRAVLERVDLPADTVDRYPHEFSGGQRQRIAIARAVVHSPRILFGDEPMSALDVVVRARVIELFRSLADDLGLTLVLVSHDIGVVQRLCDTVAVMSEGRIVEHGPVSLLDAPQHPVTRALVAAAPTLP; this is encoded by the coding sequence GTGACCCTCCCCGTCCTCGAGGCCACCGGCCTTCACCGCACCTACCGACTCCCCCGCCGCGGCCCGTTCGAGCCCGGTCCGGTCCGCACCGCCGTCGACGGTGTCGACCTGACGGTCGCCCCCGGCGCACGGCTCGGCATCGTCGGCGAATCGGGATCCGGCAAGTCCACGCTGGTCCGGTTGCTCGCCGGCCTGGAGGCCCCTTCCGCAGGCGCCGTCGCTGCCTCCGGCCGTCCGGTGGTCGCGTCCCGGTCCGCGCGTGCGTTGCGCTGGTTCCGTCGCGAGACCGGGGTGGTGTTCCAGGACCCCTACGCGTCCCTGGACCCGCGGATGCGCGTCGGCGCGATCGTCGCCGAGCCGCTGCGGGCCCTGCAGGTCCCGGGCTCGCACGACGACCTGGTCCGTGCCGTGCTGGAGCGCGTCGACCTGCCCGCCGACACGGTCGACCGGTACCCGCACGAGTTCTCCGGCGGGCAGCGGCAGCGGATCGCGATCGCCCGGGCGGTGGTGCACTCGCCGCGGATCCTGTTCGGCGACGAGCCGATGAGCGCCCTCGACGTGGTCGTCCGCGCTCGGGTGATCGAGCTGTTCCGGTCGCTCGCCGACGACCTCGGGCTGACGCTCGTACTGGTGTCGCACGACATCGGCGTCGTGCAGCGGCTGTGCGACACGGTCGCGGTGATGTCCGAGGGCCGGATCGTCGAGCACGGGCCGGTGTCGCTCCTCGACGCGCCGCAGCACCCGGTGACGCGGGCGTTGGTGGCGGCGGCGCCGACGCTGCCGTAG
- a CDS encoding amidase, translating to MFELHHLSAQELWDWIRRGEATALEVTEHYLSRVERLDAGLGAFVTVTADAARARADRLGHLVPTSRPLWGLPSADKDLYDRAGVPTRNGTASLPERPASADHPLVAALDAAGTVSLGKTASPEFGMSSSSETRLGVTRNPYDTTRAPGGSSSGAAVAVAAGLVPAAVGSDGGGSVRIPAAATGLVGLKPSRGRVPSMPGRSGVGGLSVAGPLTRSVADAGMLLDALVAPTGLPEPSPYALVTPDAGEGPFTAAAVRGEGRFVVGVLEGSPWDDTVDVVVDPAARAAVETAVRVLGEVGHGVEDVRMPRVPYADAFRVAWESSAARLPQVPGIDLSSLTPLVAWLVARGRALSGTQVLEAMTTLDTFSTTLIGAFDRFDAVLTPTLAMTPRPLGWYGDDPDEDFRRQCAYSPWTSMANVSGLPAITLPVGVTDDDHPDGGGLPMGVQLIGRPGGERVLLAIGAQLERRLRWQRRHPAAWTA from the coding sequence GTGTTCGAACTCCACCACCTCTCCGCGCAGGAACTCTGGGACTGGATCCGCCGGGGTGAAGCGACCGCCCTCGAGGTCACCGAGCACTACCTGTCCCGCGTGGAACGCCTGGACGCCGGACTCGGCGCCTTCGTGACGGTCACCGCGGACGCTGCCCGGGCCCGAGCCGATCGCCTCGGCCACCTGGTGCCGACGTCGAGACCGTTGTGGGGCCTCCCGTCCGCCGACAAGGACCTGTACGACCGCGCCGGCGTCCCCACGCGGAACGGCACCGCGAGCCTGCCGGAGCGTCCCGCGTCGGCCGACCACCCGCTCGTCGCCGCGCTCGACGCGGCCGGCACCGTCAGCCTCGGCAAGACCGCGTCACCGGAGTTCGGCATGTCCTCGTCGTCCGAGACCCGGCTCGGCGTGACGCGGAACCCCTACGACACCACGCGTGCGCCGGGCGGGTCGTCGAGCGGTGCGGCCGTCGCCGTCGCCGCCGGACTCGTGCCCGCCGCGGTCGGGTCGGACGGCGGCGGATCGGTGCGGATCCCCGCCGCGGCGACCGGACTCGTCGGGCTGAAGCCGAGCCGCGGCCGCGTGCCGTCGATGCCCGGCCGCTCCGGCGTCGGCGGTCTGTCCGTCGCCGGGCCGCTCACCCGGTCCGTCGCCGATGCGGGCATGCTCCTCGACGCGCTGGTCGCGCCGACCGGGCTGCCCGAGCCGTCGCCCTACGCGCTCGTCACCCCCGACGCCGGCGAGGGGCCGTTCACCGCGGCCGCCGTCCGCGGCGAGGGCCGGTTCGTCGTCGGGGTGCTCGAGGGTTCACCGTGGGACGACACCGTCGACGTGGTCGTCGACCCCGCGGCCCGGGCCGCCGTGGAGACCGCCGTGCGGGTGCTCGGCGAGGTCGGGCACGGCGTCGAGGACGTCCGGATGCCCCGCGTGCCGTACGCCGACGCGTTCCGGGTGGCGTGGGAGAGCTCGGCCGCCCGCCTGCCGCAGGTGCCCGGCATCGACCTGTCGTCGCTGACCCCCCTCGTGGCGTGGCTCGTGGCACGCGGACGGGCACTGTCCGGCACGCAGGTCCTCGAGGCGATGACGACGCTCGACACCTTCTCGACGACGCTCATCGGCGCGTTCGACCGGTTCGACGCGGTGCTCACGCCGACCCTCGCGATGACACCGCGGCCCCTCGGCTGGTACGGCGACGACCCGGACGAGGACTTCCGCCGCCAGTGCGCGTACTCACCGTGGACGTCGATGGCGAACGTGTCCGGGCTCCCCGCGATCACCCTGCCGGTCGGCGTGACCGACGACGACCACCCCGACGGTGGCGGGCTGCCGATGGGCGTGCAGCTGATCGGACGCCCCGGAGGCGAGCGCGTCCTGCTCGCGATCGGCGCGCAGCTCGAGCGCCGGTTGCGCTGGCAGCGGCGGCACCCGGCTGCCTGGACCGCCTGA
- a CDS encoding HIT family protein: protein MDSCVFCAVIAGDEPAVWVEREEHAVAFAPLPDSALAPGHTLVVPVEHTADLLSAGPTALAATTALAQRVARAMKGALGATGTVVLQASGADAGQSVPHLHLHVVPCWPDDATTHWPERRSAHVVDGDPHALLAEMFE from the coding sequence ATGGACTCCTGCGTCTTCTGTGCCGTGATCGCCGGTGACGAACCCGCCGTGTGGGTCGAACGCGAGGAGCACGCCGTCGCCTTCGCACCCCTGCCCGACTCGGCACTGGCTCCCGGCCACACCCTGGTCGTGCCGGTCGAGCACACCGCCGACCTGCTCAGTGCAGGACCCACGGCGCTCGCCGCCACCACGGCCCTGGCGCAGCGTGTCGCCCGTGCGATGAAGGGTGCCCTCGGCGCGACCGGGACCGTCGTGCTGCAGGCATCGGGTGCAGACGCCGGCCAGAGCGTGCCGCACCTGCACCTCCACGTCGTGCCGTGCTGGCCGGACGACGCCACGACGCACTGGCCGGAGCGACGATCGGCGCACGTGGTCGACGGTGACCCGCACGCGCTCCTCGCCGAGATGTTCGAGTAG